A DNA window from Castanea sativa cultivar Marrone di Chiusa Pesio chromosome 7, ASM4071231v1 contains the following coding sequences:
- the LOC142643609 gene encoding uncharacterized protein LOC142643609, translated as MSSRPHAPPRPLYKQHSWSPDIHRDEAWLRRKGSNKNSSSGDPNRLRRNKSVSDDDLEELKACIELGFGFDSPEVDPKLSDTIPALEFYYAVNKQYSNSLSRSSSSSSLVASDTEIETPNPIIDQGEDAELVKTRLRQWAQVVACAVRQSASTANGA; from the exons ATGTCGAGTAGACCTCACGCGCCGCCACGGCCTCTCTACAAGCAACATTCGTGGTCGCCCGATATCCACCGCGACGAGGCGTGGCTGAGACGCAAAGGCAGCAATAAAAATAGCAGCAGCGGCGACCCCAACCGCCTCCGCCGCAATAAGAGCGTTTCGGACGATGATTTGGAAGAGTTGAAGGCTTGCATAGAACTCGGGTTCGGATTCGATTCTCCGGAAGTGGATCCAAAGCTATCGGATACCATTCCGGCTTTGGAGTTTTACTACGCTGTTAATAAGCAGTACAGTAATAGCTTGTCGAGGTCTTCGTCTTCTTCGTCGTTAGTGGCTTCTGATACCGAGATTGAAACTCCCAACCCCATTATTGATCAAG GTGAGGATGCTGAGCTGGTGAAGACGAGGCTGAGGCAATGGGCCCAAGTGGTTGCTTGCGCAGTACGCCAATCCGCTTCCACAGCAAACGGCGCTTGA